In Thermosynechococcus sichuanensis E542, a single genomic region encodes these proteins:
- the acpP gene encoding acyl carrier protein, translating into MNQTEILEKVKAIVADQLSVDAEKVVPEASFAEDLNADSLDSVELIMALEEAFGVDIPDEEAEKLKTVQDVLDFINKKVAA; encoded by the coding sequence ATGAATCAAACTGAAATTCTCGAAAAAGTAAAAGCCATTGTTGCCGATCAACTCAGTGTTGATGCAGAAAAAGTTGTGCCCGAAGCGAGTTTTGCTGAGGATCTCAACGCTGACTCCCTTGACTCCGTGGAGTTGATCATGGCCCTTGAGGAAGCGTTTGGTGTGGATATTCCCGATGAAGAGGCCGAGAAACTGAAGACCGTCCAAGATGTCCTTGACTTTATCAACAAGAAGGTAGCTGCATAG
- the fabF gene encoding beta-ketoacyl-ACP synthase II: protein MAKAHQKRVVVTGMGAITPLGNTLAEYWEGLMAGRNGIDYITAFDASHHDCRIAGEVRGFDPTLYMDRKDAKRMDRFAQFAVAASKQALADAQLTIDEGNATDIGIIIGTGVGGIKVMEDQQEVYLTKGPARCSPFMIPMMIANMAAGLTAIHTGAKGPNSCAVTACAAGSNAIGDAFRMVQHGYAKAMICGGTEAAITPLSVAGFAAARALSTRNDDPHHASRPFDLNRDGFVLGEGAGILILEELEFALARGARIYAEMVGYGLTCDAYHMTAPSPGGEGAARAIEACLKDGEIAPDQVSYINAHGTSTPANDSTETAAIKRALGEENARRVPVSSTKSMTGHLLGGSGGIEAIATVMAVAHDRIPPTINLEQPDPACDLDYVPHQSRACPVTVALSNSFGFGGHNVTLAFRKFTPER, encoded by the coding sequence ATGGCAAAGGCGCACCAAAAACGGGTCGTTGTCACAGGGATGGGGGCGATTACCCCCCTCGGCAACACCCTTGCGGAGTATTGGGAAGGGTTAATGGCCGGTCGCAACGGCATTGATTACATCACGGCTTTTGATGCCAGTCATCATGACTGCCGCATTGCGGGTGAGGTGCGTGGCTTTGATCCCACCCTCTACATGGATCGCAAAGATGCCAAGCGCATGGATCGCTTTGCTCAATTTGCCGTGGCTGCCAGTAAGCAAGCCCTTGCGGATGCCCAATTGACGATTGACGAGGGCAATGCCACTGACATTGGCATCATTATTGGTACAGGTGTGGGCGGCATCAAGGTGATGGAGGATCAGCAGGAGGTCTATCTCACCAAGGGGCCCGCTCGCTGTAGTCCCTTTATGATCCCAATGATGATTGCCAACATGGCCGCTGGACTCACCGCCATTCACACCGGTGCCAAAGGTCCCAATTCCTGTGCGGTGACCGCCTGTGCAGCGGGTTCCAATGCCATTGGCGATGCCTTCCGCATGGTGCAGCACGGTTATGCCAAGGCGATGATCTGTGGCGGCACTGAGGCGGCGATTACTCCCCTATCGGTGGCGGGTTTTGCGGCAGCCCGTGCCCTCTCCACCCGCAATGATGATCCCCACCATGCCAGCCGTCCCTTTGACCTCAACCGCGATGGCTTTGTCCTTGGGGAAGGGGCCGGCATCTTGATCCTTGAAGAATTGGAATTTGCCCTTGCGCGGGGAGCACGCATCTATGCAGAAATGGTCGGCTATGGCTTGACCTGTGATGCCTACCACATGACGGCTCCCTCACCGGGGGGAGAAGGGGCTGCCCGTGCCATTGAAGCCTGCCTCAAGGATGGGGAGATTGCTCCCGATCAGGTGAGCTATATCAATGCTCACGGTACGAGTACCCCCGCCAACGACAGTACGGAAACCGCTGCCATTAAACGTGCCCTTGGCGAGGAAAATGCCCGTCGCGTTCCCGTGAGTTCGACAAAATCCATGACGGGGCACCTGTTGGGGGGGTCAGGGGGTATTGAGGCGATCGCGACGGTGATGGCGGTTGCCCACGATCGCATCCCCCCTACAATTAACTTGGAGCAACCGGATCCTGCCTGCGATCTGGACTATGTTCCCCATCAGAGCCGGGCTTGTCCGGTGACGGTGGCTCTGTCCAATTCCTTTGGCTTTGGTGGGCACAACGTGACGTTGGCCTTCCGCAAATTTACTCCCGAGCGTTAA
- a CDS encoding DUF7682 family zinc-binding protein → MPRRRKQFPCGHQGYGQVCHYCAQLAQAKVLEAAEREQARLAQEQARLARQEWEATFASDVVDLQGLPRWIVLKARQVIAEILAGADYRRFKGKRLHHDRRVISIPLSYDYRLICYDTGDRIEPRSVLSHEDYNVKKPLA, encoded by the coding sequence ATGCCACGTCGTCGGAAACAATTTCCCTGCGGTCACCAAGGCTATGGTCAGGTTTGCCACTACTGTGCTCAGTTGGCTCAAGCAAAAGTTTTAGAGGCAGCAGAACGGGAACAGGCACGACTGGCACAGGAACAAGCCCGCTTGGCACGGCAGGAATGGGAGGCCACCTTTGCCAGCGATGTGGTCGATCTACAGGGATTGCCGAGGTGGATTGTCCTCAAAGCCCGCCAAGTGATTGCGGAGATTCTTGCTGGTGCCGACTATCGCCGGTTCAAGGGCAAGCGCTTGCATCACGATCGCCGAGTGATTAGTATTCCTCTGAGTTATGACTATCGCCTCATTTGCTACGACACGGGCGATCGCATCGAACCCCGCAGCGTGCTCTCCCACGAAGACTACAATGTCAAAAAACCCCTTGCCTAA
- a CDS encoding aminotransferase class I/II-fold pyridoxal phosphate-dependent enzyme, protein MTTSLLAALLAQNHTIPLHTPGHQRGRGMEPLLRALWGTALAQDLSELPGLDHLAQPTGVLAEAQVTVAATAGSDRAWFLVNGATSGLLAALLATVGSGDRVLVGRNVHRSVIAGLVLTGAKPVYLGVTVDSQWGLPLPVTRDAVAAGLAAYPDAKAVVVVSPTYEGLCSPLVEIAQCVHDHGLPLIVDEAHGSHFAYHPAFPVAALAAGADVVVQSWHKTLGTLTQTAVLHLKGERVSPERLSQALNLVQTTSPSYWFLAALERAGVQMAEQGEQIYARLLQWIKTSEWPLPQWQATGIPQDPLRLTLGTWPIGLTGFALDELLQPQIIAEFPSGRSLTFCLGLGTSQTMLAILGDRLKSVYTEYSHNAPLPPLAISPIPALQEPALSPRDAYFCPQASVPLKAALNEISAETISPYPPGIPTVIAGERITESVIETLQTLQELGAEIVGAVDPTLQTLRICRV, encoded by the coding sequence TTGACGACTTCCCTCCTTGCTGCTCTTTTAGCCCAAAACCACACGATTCCCTTACACACGCCCGGCCATCAACGGGGTCGAGGCATGGAGCCGCTGTTGCGTGCCCTCTGGGGAACCGCCTTGGCTCAAGATTTGAGTGAGTTGCCCGGCCTTGATCATTTGGCTCAGCCGACAGGGGTGCTGGCAGAGGCACAGGTGACGGTAGCGGCGACGGCAGGGAGCGATCGCGCTTGGTTTCTGGTGAATGGTGCCACCAGTGGTCTTTTAGCGGCACTTTTAGCCACCGTCGGTTCGGGCGATCGCGTTCTCGTGGGTCGCAATGTTCACCGCTCCGTGATTGCGGGACTGGTGTTAACGGGGGCGAAGCCCGTCTATTTGGGGGTGACTGTTGATTCGCAGTGGGGGCTGCCGTTGCCCGTTACCCGTGATGCGGTTGCCGCCGGCTTGGCCGCCTACCCCGATGCCAAGGCGGTTGTAGTTGTCAGTCCCACCTATGAAGGCCTCTGCTCACCTTTGGTAGAGATTGCCCAATGCGTCCATGACCACGGTTTGCCCCTCATTGTTGATGAAGCCCACGGCAGTCATTTTGCCTATCATCCCGCCTTTCCCGTGGCTGCTTTGGCCGCCGGTGCGGATGTGGTGGTGCAGTCCTGGCACAAAACCCTCGGAACGTTAACCCAAACGGCAGTGCTGCATCTGAAGGGGGAGCGGGTGTCCCCTGAGCGCCTGAGTCAAGCCCTGAACTTGGTACAAACCACCAGTCCCAGCTATTGGTTTCTCGCCGCCCTTGAGCGGGCAGGGGTTCAGATGGCTGAGCAGGGGGAGCAAATCTACGCGCGACTTCTCCAGTGGATCAAGACCTCTGAATGGCCTTTGCCACAATGGCAGGCCACAGGCATCCCTCAGGATCCGCTGCGATTGACCCTAGGGACTTGGCCGATCGGTCTGACGGGGTTTGCCCTAGATGAGTTGTTGCAACCGCAGATCATTGCTGAATTTCCCAGCGGGCGATCGCTCACCTTTTGCCTTGGCCTCGGTACCAGCCAGACCATGCTCGCAATTTTGGGCGATCGCCTGAAAAGTGTTTACACTGAATACTCTCACAACGCCCCGCTGCCGCCACTGGCCATCTCGCCCATCCCTGCCCTCCAAGAACCCGCCCTCTCACCACGGGATGCCTACTTTTGCCCACAGGCATCGGTTCCCCTAAAGGCGGCCTTAAATGAGATCAGCGCTGAGACCATCTCCCCCTACCCACCGGGAATTCCCACAGTGATTGCTGGCGAACGGATTACTGAATCAGTGATTGAAACCTTGCAAACCCTCCAAGAGCTGGGGGCAGAAATCGTGGGGGCTGTCGATCCTACGCTGCAAACCCTAAGAATCTGTAGGGTCTAG
- a CDS encoding helix-turn-helix domain-containing protein, with translation MSIPQDDRLEYSLLSERELQVLELVAAGLTNQDIAAKLDISKRTVDNHISNILMKTKSENRVALVRWALAWGKVCLNDVNCCALPTPPTQSNE, from the coding sequence ATGTCTATACCGCAAGACGATCGGTTGGAGTATTCACTGCTGTCGGAGCGTGAGCTACAGGTGTTGGAGCTTGTGGCGGCGGGGTTAACCAACCAAGACATTGCCGCCAAACTAGACATCAGCAAGCGCACGGTAGATAACCACATTAGTAATATTCTCATGAAAACAAAATCAGAAAATCGAGTGGCACTGGTGCGCTGGGCTTTAGCGTGGGGTAAAGTTTGCTTGAATGATGTCAATTGTTGTGCACTGCCCACCCCCCCTACCCAATCTAATGAGTGA
- a CDS encoding DUF3727 domain-containing protein, giving the protein MEQLRLYDDEGRFLDCYIEFRLNVQGETYALLRPVDYPVEIFAVVAENDEEETLVPLEEQEIDAVFDTARAILAEQNLTLKRTALTLTVAGELPDLDEDDILTVEVEADDDIEEYQPLGSSFFCGTREYSVYTPLSPTLYVARLVPGQEPELLSPQDFQHLQPLLEQHLVSHLIEEEDWED; this is encoded by the coding sequence ATGGAGCAGCTCCGCCTTTACGATGATGAGGGTCGCTTCCTCGACTGCTACATCGAGTTTCGTTTGAATGTGCAAGGGGAAACCTATGCGCTGCTGCGGCCAGTGGACTACCCCGTAGAAATTTTTGCGGTCGTGGCCGAAAACGACGAGGAAGAAACCCTAGTACCCCTAGAGGAGCAGGAAATTGATGCGGTCTTTGATACAGCCCGTGCCATCCTTGCAGAACAAAACCTCACCCTCAAGCGCACAGCATTGACCCTCACCGTAGCGGGTGAACTGCCGGATCTCGATGAAGATGACATTCTCACGGTGGAGGTGGAAGCTGATGATGACATTGAGGAGTATCAACCCCTCGGCAGTAGCTTCTTTTGCGGTACACGGGAATACAGCGTTTATACGCCCCTGAGTCCCACCCTTTATGTGGCTCGCCTTGTGCCCGGTCAAGAACCTGAACTCCTCTCTCCCCAAGACTTTCAGCACCTGCAACCCCTCTTGGAGCAGCATTTGGTGAGCCATCTCATTGAAGAGGAGGACTGGGAAGACTAG
- the tkt gene encoding transketolase, whose protein sequence is MPAVTQSLDELCINAIRFLAIDAVQKANSGHPGLPMGAAPMAYVLWNQFMRFNPKNPQWFNRDRFVLSAGHGCMLQYALLYLTGYDSVTIEDIKQFRQWGSRTPGHPENFETPGVEVTTGPLGQGICNAVGLAVAEAHLAARFNKPDVKLVDHYTYVILGDGCNMEGISGEACSLAGHWGLGKLIALYDDNHISIDGSTDIAFTEDVCKRFEAYGWHVQHVADGNTDLAGIAKAIEAAKAVTDKPSLIKVTTTIGYGSPNKANTAGVHGAALGLEEVKLTRENLGWNYEPFVVPEDVLNHFRKAVERGARYEAEWNQTLATYRQKYPEEAAEFERLLRGELPANWDANLPSYTPEDKAVATRKHSEICLNAIAPNLPELIGGSADLTHSNLTELKCSGDFQKGQYQNRNIRFGVREHGMAAICNGIALHNSGLIPYCATFLVFADYLRPALRLSALSQAGVIYVMTHDSIALGEDGPTHQPVETLASLRAIPNLLVIRPADGNETSGAYQVAVQRRKQPTLLALTRQNVPNLAGSSAANVAKGAYTLVDCEGTPDLILIGTGSEVSLCVKAAEVLTANGKKVRVVSMPSWELFEEQSPEYKASVLPAGVKRLAVEAATSFGWCRYADATVSIERFGASAPGNVCMEKFGFTVDNVVAKANALLG, encoded by the coding sequence ATGCCTGCGGTTACTCAGTCCCTTGATGAACTCTGTATTAATGCGATTCGTTTCCTAGCGATCGATGCGGTGCAAAAGGCCAACTCCGGCCACCCCGGCCTACCAATGGGGGCAGCACCCATGGCCTATGTGCTGTGGAACCAGTTCATGCGGTTTAACCCCAAAAATCCGCAGTGGTTCAATCGCGATCGCTTTGTCCTCTCAGCCGGTCATGGCTGTATGTTGCAGTATGCCCTGCTCTACCTCACGGGCTACGACAGCGTCACCATCGAGGACATCAAACAGTTTCGTCAATGGGGATCGCGCACACCCGGTCACCCCGAAAACTTTGAAACTCCCGGTGTGGAAGTGACCACAGGCCCTCTCGGCCAAGGGATTTGTAACGCCGTCGGCTTAGCAGTTGCCGAAGCCCATCTAGCGGCTCGCTTCAATAAGCCCGATGTCAAACTAGTGGATCACTACACCTATGTCATCCTTGGTGATGGCTGCAATATGGAGGGCATCTCTGGGGAAGCCTGCTCCCTCGCCGGTCACTGGGGTTTGGGGAAACTCATTGCCCTCTACGACGATAATCACATTTCCATTGACGGTTCCACCGATATTGCCTTTACCGAGGATGTCTGTAAGCGTTTTGAGGCCTATGGTTGGCACGTGCAGCACGTGGCCGATGGCAATACGGATCTTGCGGGCATTGCCAAAGCGATTGAAGCGGCCAAAGCCGTAACCGATAAACCTTCGCTGATTAAAGTCACCACCACGATTGGCTACGGCTCCCCTAATAAAGCCAATACCGCTGGCGTGCACGGTGCTGCTCTTGGCCTGGAGGAAGTCAAGCTCACCCGCGAAAACCTTGGCTGGAACTATGAGCCTTTTGTTGTGCCGGAGGATGTCCTTAACCACTTCCGCAAAGCGGTGGAGCGCGGTGCTCGCTATGAAGCGGAGTGGAATCAGACCCTAGCCACCTATCGCCAAAAGTATCCTGAGGAGGCTGCCGAATTTGAACGGCTGCTGCGGGGTGAGTTGCCCGCCAACTGGGATGCCAATCTGCCGAGCTACACTCCCGAAGACAAGGCCGTGGCCACCCGCAAGCATTCAGAGATTTGCCTGAACGCGATCGCCCCCAACCTGCCGGAACTCATTGGCGGTTCTGCCGACTTGACCCACTCCAACCTCACCGAACTCAAGTGCTCCGGCGACTTCCAAAAAGGCCAGTACCAAAATCGCAACATTCGCTTTGGCGTGCGCGAACACGGCATGGCCGCTATCTGCAATGGCATTGCTCTCCACAATTCCGGCTTGATTCCCTACTGCGCTACCTTCTTGGTCTTTGCCGATTACCTGCGGCCTGCCCTGCGCCTCTCAGCACTCTCCCAAGCGGGGGTGATCTATGTGATGACCCACGACTCCATTGCCCTTGGCGAAGATGGCCCCACGCACCAACCCGTGGAAACCTTGGCCTCACTACGCGCCATTCCCAACCTACTGGTGATCCGTCCTGCCGATGGCAATGAAACTTCGGGTGCCTACCAAGTGGCCGTCCAACGGCGCAAACAGCCCACCCTACTGGCTCTGACCCGCCAAAATGTGCCCAACTTAGCCGGTAGTTCTGCGGCCAATGTCGCCAAAGGTGCCTATACCCTGGTGGATTGCGAAGGTACCCCCGACTTGATTCTGATTGGCACCGGTTCAGAAGTCTCCCTCTGTGTTAAGGCCGCTGAAGTCCTGACTGCCAATGGCAAGAAGGTGCGCGTCGTGTCCATGCCCTCTTGGGAACTCTTTGAGGAGCAGTCCCCTGAGTACAAAGCCAGTGTGCTGCCGGCGGGGGTAAAACGCCTTGCGGTGGAGGCAGCGACGAGTTTTGGTTGGTGCCGCTATGCTGATGCCACGGTGTCGATCGAGCGCTTTGGTGCCTCGGCGCCGGGAAATGTCTGCATGGAGAAATTTGGCTTCACGGTGGACAATGTGGTGGCCAAGGCCAATGCCCTTCTTGGCTAG
- a CDS encoding pentapeptide repeat-containing protein, whose translation MDAEELLARYAKGETNFQSVNLAGVSLVGADLIGIDLRGASLQGVHFQFCHFGRADFSYALLTGARLEGCNFTQAVFNDSHFRDAQCHGCVFDRANLQGADLTLAVFRDCNFLSSDLRQVNLSHTVLAGSCLRSANFRKENYQEGASLVGADLRQVDLQGTNLAGADLSRVNLKGANLKEANLNGVNLAQANLENTNLQGAILTRAILYEANLVGSNLRQSRLAQADLRGAILNQADFSQAILSEARLDAAQAQGVNLREAVLNKADLRRTDLTGADLQEARLIDAYLARTNLKGANLRQANLMRADLSSALLLEACLEEALMPDGSVFI comes from the coding sequence ATGGATGCTGAAGAGCTTCTCGCTCGCTATGCCAAGGGCGAAACCAATTTTCAAAGCGTGAATTTGGCGGGCGTCAGTCTTGTGGGTGCTGATTTGATTGGCATTGATCTGCGCGGTGCCAGTTTACAGGGGGTACATTTCCAATTTTGTCACTTTGGTCGTGCTGACTTTAGCTATGCCCTGCTGACCGGCGCACGGTTAGAGGGATGCAACTTTACCCAAGCAGTTTTTAACGATAGTCATTTTCGCGATGCCCAATGTCATGGTTGCGTGTTCGATCGCGCCAATTTACAGGGAGCTGATCTCACGTTAGCGGTTTTTCGCGACTGTAACTTCCTCAGTAGTGACTTGCGCCAGGTGAATTTAAGCCATACGGTTTTGGCTGGCTCTTGTCTGCGCAGTGCCAACTTTCGCAAAGAGAACTATCAGGAGGGAGCCAGTTTGGTGGGTGCGGATCTGCGCCAAGTGGATCTTCAGGGAACGAATCTAGCAGGGGCAGATTTATCACGGGTGAACCTCAAGGGAGCCAATCTCAAGGAGGCGAACCTCAACGGTGTCAACCTCGCCCAAGCCAATTTGGAAAATACCAATCTTCAGGGGGCGATTCTCACCCGCGCCATTCTCTACGAGGCCAATCTGGTGGGCAGCAACTTACGGCAGTCACGGCTGGCCCAAGCAGACCTGCGGGGAGCGATTCTCAATCAAGCCGATTTCAGTCAAGCGATTCTCTCGGAGGCGCGGCTCGATGCTGCCCAAGCTCAAGGGGTGAACTTGCGGGAAGCGGTTTTGAATAAGGCGGATTTGCGGCGCACAGATTTAACAGGGGCTGATTTGCAGGAAGCTCGCCTGATTGATGCCTACCTCGCCCGCACGAATCTCAAGGGCGCCAATTTGCGTCAAGCTAACCTGATGCGCGCCGATCTCAGTAGTGCCCTGTTGCTGGAGGCTTGCTTGGAGGAGGCACTGATGCCCGATGGCAGTGTTTTTATCTAG